Proteins encoded in a region of the Triticum dicoccoides isolate Atlit2015 ecotype Zavitan chromosome 3A, WEW_v2.0, whole genome shotgun sequence genome:
- the LOC119267293 gene encoding uncharacterized protein LOC119267293, whose amino-acid sequence MADSGADGGGDAYDPMKDPECRPRRSNDPGWNYGYWLTPGNSNNVVCNLCGKITKGGIKRHKEHLAGTGGDATGCPKATTQLRREMLEYLEKNRRNIGQPDDDDDVVEVDVAGTVQSSTNEATAQCFATRPSSGTAAKKNKKAFAVKISGKKCQSVALKSIVSMLRKKPEDVVDERRSGCSQSTMESSTKTPEERHYVSMQWALFFYECGIPFNVASCRQFQIAIEASCQYGPGYKPPSPHELREPLLRDCVKETKKLRVKHEVAWKQYGCTLMSDGWSDKRGRHLINFLVNSPAGTYFLESVDASSECQDARMIADLLEKRIEDVGKEYVVQVVTDNGANYKAAGKILMERIPTLYWSPCACHCLDLMLEDIGKLKPFKRPIARGRRVTTFIYRHGRILSLMRKATGGLDLVRPAATRFATSILALKSLVKHKQALRSLFTCQAWVGNKLAKTAAGLNVQDIVLSADWWHAIEDCLRASGPLLRVLRVADGDEIPAMPEMTALMRFAKEKINQGFPHQNKQALLKKIIDIVDKRWENQMDHPLYGAALFLNPGKYFSIAESGDDALIGELRSCFNDVLARTVLDVNTRNKIDAQAVLYEDKRGPFANPMAIDNMVQKNPLDWWRSYGGRAVELQRFAKRTVSLCASSSGCERNWSAFEHIHTKKRNRLQHRLLNDNVFVSYNRKNLDRFQKRREKMGGNSYDPLVIEDFDWGNEWVDPTIPPPQGARGCPDDISWELVDEAVGASSSLQGRNFPRASTMARGASNVNVQYQRQRKRAAPSPTFLHEDDEEDDQEQQPSIPNGEDDDSDFLQDDVDVTDDDEDPTSADQDGKDNTNTTIDEFDDGY is encoded by the exons ATGGCAGATTCAGGAGCTGATGGGGGTGGTGATGCTTATGATCCAATGAAAGATCCAGAATGCAGGCCACGGAGGTCAAATGATCCAGGCTGGAATTATGGGTATTGGTTGACACCTGGCAACAGCAATAATGTTGTGTGCAATCTTTGTGGCAAGATAACTAAAGGAGGGATCAAGAGACACAAAGAGCATCTTGCTGGCACCGGTGGGGATGCAACGGGTTGTCCAAAGGCTACCACACAGCTTAGGAGGGAGATGTTAGAATATTTGGAAAAGAACAGGAGAAACATAGGACAgccagatgatgatgatgatgtagtgGAGGTAGATGTAGCAGGGACAGTTCAAAGCTCCACTAATGAAGCAACAGCTCAATGCTTCGCTACAAGACCAAGTTCAGGGACAGCagccaagaagaacaagaaagcCTTTGCAGTAAAAATATCAGGCAAAAAGTGTCAATCTGTTGCTCTCAAGTCAATTGTTTCCATGCTTAGGAAGAAACCTGAGGATGTTGTCGATGAAAGACGCTCCGGTTGCTCTCAAAGCACCATGGAGTCCAGCACAAAAACACCGGAAGAGAGGCACTATGTGAGTATGCAGTGGGCATTGTTTTTCTATGAGTGTGGCATTCCTTTCAATGTTGCAAGCTGTAGGCAATTCCAGATTGCAATAGAAGCCTCTTGTCAATATGGCCCAGGTTACAAGCCTCCTTCTCCTCATGAGCTGCGAGAGCCATTGCTTAGGGATTGTGTCAAGGAAACAAAAAAGTTGAGGGTGAAGCACGAGGTAGCATGGAAGCAATATGGCTGCACACTAATGTCAGATGGCTGGTCCGATAAAAGGGGACGCCACTTGATCAACTTCCTTGTAAACAGCCCGGCGGGCACTTACTTCTTGGAGTCGGTTGATGCATCAAGTGAATGCCAAGATGCTCGGATGATAGCAGATTTGCTAGAGAAGAGAATCGAGGATGTCGGTAAAGAGTATGTTGTCCAAGTTGTCACCGACAATGGTGCTAACTACAAGGCAGCGGGTAAGATACTAATGGAAAGGATTCCTACACTATATTGGAGTCCATGTGCATGCCATTGCTTGGACCTGATGTTGGAAGATATAGGGAAGCTAAAGCCATTTAAGAGGCCTATTGCACGGGGTAGACGAGTCACCACTTTCATCTATAGGCATGGCAGAATTCTTAGTCTAATGAGGAAGGCAACGGGTGGGCTGGATCTTGTGAGACCCGCAGCCACTCGCTTTGCCACATCCATTCTTGCTCTTAAGAGTTTGGTCAAGCACAAGCAAGCATTGAGGAGTCTATTTACATGTCAAGCATGGGTTGGAaacaaattggccaaaactgcagcCGGTTTGAATGTGCAAGACATTGTGCTTTCAGCAGATTGGTGGCATGCAATTGAGGACTGCCTTAGAGCTTCAGGTCCACTACTTCGAGTGCTTAGGGTAGCGGATGGTGATGAGATTCCTGCCATGCCAGAAATGACAGCACTAATGAGGTTTGCAAAGGAGAAGATCAATCAAGGTTTCCCCCACCaaaacaagcaagctttgctcaagaAGATCATTGACATTGTTGACAAACGTTGGGAGAATCAAATGGATCATCCATTATATGGGGCTGCTTTGTTTTTGAACCCTGGAAAATACTTCTCTATTGCTGAGAGTGGTGATGATGCCCTAATTGGGGAGCTAAGAAGTTGTTTTAATGATGTCCTTGCACGAACAGTACTTGATGTCAATACTCGCAACAAGATTGATGCACAAGCTGTTCTCTATGAGGACAAGAGAGGACCCTTTGCTAATCCGATGGCAATCGATAACATGGTCCAGAAAAACCCTC TTGATTGGTGGCGTTCATATGGTGGTCGGGCAGTTGAGCTACAAAGGTTTGCAAAGCGTACTGTTAGTCTTTGTGCTTCATCATCCGGCTGTGAGAGGAATTGGAGCGCATTTGAACAT ATCCATACCAAGAAAAGGAACCGGTTACAACACCGACTCTTGAATGACAATGTTTTTGTTTCATACAACCGGAAGAACTTGGATAGGTTTCAAAAGAGGCGTGAGAAGATGGGTGGCAATAGCTATGACCCTCTAGTCATTGAGGATTTTGATTGGGGCAATGAGTGGGTTGACCCAACAATACCTCCACCCCAAGGTGCTCGAGGGTGTCCCGATGACATTTCATGGGAGCTTGTTGATGAGGCTGTTGGTGCAAGTTCGTCGCTGCAAGGTCGCAACTTTCCTAGAGCTAGCACCATGGCAAGGGGGGCCTCAAATGTTAATGTCCAGTACCAAAGGCAGCGCAAAAGGGCTGCTCCGTCACCAACATTTCTTcatgaagatgacgaagaggatGACCAAGAACAACAACCAAGTATCCCCAATGGAGAGGATGATGATTCAGACTTTCTTCAAGATGATGTTGATGTgaccgatgatgatgaagatccaACTAGTGCTGACCAAGATGGCAAAGACAACACAAATACTACCATCGATGAGTTCGATGATGGCTATTGA